A part of Papilio machaon chromosome 11, ilPapMach1.1, whole genome shotgun sequence genomic DNA contains:
- the LOC106717684 gene encoding uncharacterized protein LOC106717684, giving the protein MQNNQRLGRTVANKYDVQTKVLFAKNKKVAENNLNDKFRLELMKNRSCYFSPDTKDAQQLTDGAEKPEHPMRLQYSAQEQTDSTLPQDIKDLLWKLKHLLRNVLPEGTPSNPLSVFHSVYNDIYDFPKHLKQSTLDRDAEVLTQRQSKTYVSSNKVHIHNEPRVIIIAEKFARYKKENIEIRRLKERIVCVEYDVFQYGNCAKPMQTLRAYFAVRQFCEIEKEIPTIPSSVKRNNNITDEDLKYGGEIGIEIIDAKIPENKSYLEGLKRVLKHQQANRIRKNKNLDPMYLYGMAKQDVVNNEYCCTELTKAELDEIKELILKKTSSSLHGITRKKLTAERDTDRQNERKNKNTILDDLSRFMC; this is encoded by the exons atgcaGAATAACCAGCGCTTAGGTCGGACTGTTGCGAACAAATATGATGTTCAAACTAAAGTATTGTTTGCCAAGAATAAGAAAGTTGCagagaataatttaaatgacaagTTTCGTTTGGAATTAATGAAGAATAGAAGTTGTTATTTCAGTCCCGATACAAAAGACGCGCAACAACTCACTGATGGTGCAGAGAAACCTGAG CATCCAATGCGCTTGCAATACTCTGCACAGGAACAAACCGACTCCACTCTGCCGCAAGACATCAAGGACTTGCTATGGAAATTGAAGCATTTGCTTCGTAACGTATTACCTGAAGGGACACCTTCAAATCCATTGAGTGTTTTTCATAGCGTTTACAATGATATTTATGATTTTcctaaacatttaaaacaatctaCTTTGGATAGAGATGCCGAAGTTCTAACGCAAA GACAGTCAAAAACATATGTTAGTTCAAATAAAGTCCACATCCACAACGAACCTCgagtaataataatagctGAAAAGTTTGCCAGATACAAGAAGGAGAATATAGAAATAAGGAGACTGAAGGAGCGTATAGTTTGCGTAGAATACGATGTGTTTCAGTACGGCAACTGCGCAAAACCTATGCAGACGTTACGAGCTTATTTTGCGGTTAGACAATTTTGCGAGATTGAAAAAG AGATTCCAACAATTCCGTCGTCCGTCAAACGTAATAACAACATAACGGatgaagatttaaaatacGGCGGCGAAATCGGTATAGAAATAATCGACGCAAAAATACCCGAAAACAAATCTTATCTCGAAGGTCTTAAAAGGGTTTTGAAACATCAACAAGCGAATagaataagaaaaaacaaaaatctagATCCAATGTATTTGTATGGGATGGCCAAACAAGATGTAGTAAACAATGAATATTGCTGTACTGAACTTACGAAGGCTGAATTAGATGAAATAAAGGAATTGATCCTTAAGAAAACATCATCGAGCCTTCACGGAATAACTAGAAAAAAGTTAACAGCAGAAAGAgacacagacagacagaatgaaaggaaaaataaaaatactatattagATGATCTATCCAGATTTATGTGCTAG
- the LOC106717676 gene encoding probable methylthioribulose-1-phosphate dehydratase: MSEFGAEHPRNLIPELCKQFYHLGWVTGTGGGISIKEGEKIYIAPSGVQKERMKPDDLFVQTINNEDLELPPPEKNLKKSQCTPLFMLAYRCRGAGAVIHTHSPHAVRCTLLYDKEFVITHQEMIKGIKDAQLGRYLRYDEKLVVPIIENTPFERDLAQSLGEALQKYPGTSAVLVRRHGVYVWGDNWQQAKTMTECYDYLFEMAVEMKKLGLDPAYNPETSNENM, translated from the exons ATGTCGGAATTTGGTGCT gAACATCCCAGGAACCTAATACCTGAACTGTGTAAACAGTTCTATCATTTAGGATGGGTGACAGGCACAGGTGGTGGCATATCTATAAAAGAAGG agAGAAAATCTACATAGCACCATCTGGTGTACAAAAGGAGAGAATGAAACCAGATGATCTGTTTGTGCAAACTATTAACAATGAAGACTTAGAATTGCCTCCACCGGAGAAAAA TCTCAAGAAGAGTCAATGCACTCCACTGTTCATGTTGGCGTACCGATGTCGCGGCGCGGGCGCAGTCATTCACACGCACTCGCCGCACGCTGTGCGCTGCACATTGCTCTATGATAAGGAATTTGTTATCACACACCAGGAGATGATCAAG GGTATAAAAGATGCTCAACTAGGCCGCTACCTTCGTTATGACGAGAAACTAGTAGTTCCTATAATAGAAAATACCCCATTCGAGCGGGATCTTGCACAGAGTCTGGGGGAAGCATTGCAGAAGTACCCCGGGACTAGTGCTGTGCTGGTTCGTAGACATGGTGTCTACGTGTGGGGGGATAACTGGCAGCAGGCTAAGACCAT gaCGGAATGCTATGATTACTTGTTTGAAATGGCTGTTGAAATGAAGAAATTGGGCCTAGATCCAGCATACAATCCAGAAACTTCTAATGAAAAtatgtaa